Within the Metasolibacillus fluoroglycofenilyticus genome, the region GCATTCATCATTCAATTGAAAAAACATTCGATTCTTTCGAAGAAATTCAGACAGAGGCAAGGACAACAGAAAAAGCAGTAACTGAAAGCTATAAAATGATTGAGAAAATTCAAGGGCAAAACCAAAATGTCTTACAAGCAACTTCCATTATCGTTTCATCTATGCAATCATTACAGCAAGCCACAGTCGAGGCACAAAGCATGACAAGCCTTATTCAAGCAATTGCTGACCAAACCAATTTGCTTTCATTAAATGCATCGATTGAAGCGGCGAGAGCAGGGGAGCATGGCAAAGGATTTGCAGTTGTGGCGGATGAGATTCGCAAATTATCTGATCAAAGTCGAAGTGCAGCAGAGGAAATCCAAGCTATTATTACAACGATTGGTCAAGAAAGCGAAGCCAATGTTACCCACGTAAACACCGGACAAGAAGCTATTCAGCAATCAGCGACTAATATTGAATCATTCGCTACAGATTTTGGAAAGATGCATCACATGATTCAACAAATGCTTAACTATATTTTCGAAATGAATAATAGAATGACAAACATTCATCAAGATACGAGTGATGTAACGGAAAATATGCAGCAAGTTTTAGCTGTAACTGAAAAAGGATTCGGTGCAGTAGAGAAATTGAGAGCTATCGGTGAAAATCAAACTGAATCAGCGAAACAAATCGATAAGGAAATTGAAGAGCTTGGGGAACTAAGCTCTTCATTGCAGCAGCAATTTTCATAGGGCAGAAATTTAAGAGGGGCATCCAAAAAGTCGTGCATCGCCGGCATTTTGGACGCCTTTTCTAAATTGTGTGTAAATTGTGTGGGTGCCTGGCACCTATGCTTTTGCTGTGACGATGGCGTAGCGCTCCCATTTACGGCTTTTCCAACGCAGTAGTACAAGTATTGCGCGTAGCCATTCGTCTGCGGAGATTGCTAGCCAGACGCCGACAAGTCCCATATCCAATACGAAGACGAATAAATAGCCAAGTGGTAGGCTCATGCAAATCATCGAAATAAAGCCAATTTTTACGGGGAAGCGTGCGTCGCCTGAAGCACGCAATGCGTTAATAATTGTAATATTAATCGTCCGCCCTGTTTCTAGCAAAATGCTTAAAAGTAATACAGATGAACCAATTGCTATAATCTCTGGGTTTTTAGTAAATAGTCCAACAAGTTGCTCACGGAAAATTGTGACGGCCGCAACCATTACAAGCGTAAATATTAAAGCTGTTTTCACGCTAAACCAGCCGCGCTTATAGGCGATGTTTTGCTCTCCAGCCCCAACATGACGACCTATTAAAATGGCAGTTCCCATTCCGATAGCCATGGCAAATAAATAGGTAAACATCGAAATATTGACGACGTATTGACGTGCAGCAAGAGAGGCTGCTCCTATATACGTAACATAATATAAAAAGACGATTTGCGCTGTTTGATATAATACTTGCTCCAAAGCTGAAGGAATACCGATTTGTAAAATCTTCTTAATATAGTCTTTAGAGAAAGTATAGTAATATTGTAATTTCACACGGACCTCAAGCGCTTGATAGAGCAGCCAGAAAAATACGATGACAGCAAGTGCGCGGCTAATCACTGAGGAAATAGCGGCCCCTTCTACACCCATTGCAGGTGCACCGAATTTCCCGAAAATCAAAATATAGTTCAAAATTAAGTGTATAACATTCATCCCGAGCGAGACGTACATCGTTTGCTTTGTCCAGCCATTAACACGAATAATAGCTGAGAGCGAATTAATTAAAGCCTGTAAGAAAATAAAGCCCCCAACAATAGCTAGATAACTTTGTGCAAATATCAGTACGTTACCTTGTAAATTCATCATCGTCATAATATTATTTGAGAATAAAATGAAGAGAATACTCATTACAATGCCGACACAAAGATTAAGTGAAACAGACAATGCTGAAATTTTAGACGCTTCCTTCAAGCGCTTCGAGCCTAAATATTGTGAAACGACAATTGATGCGCCTGAACCAACGACACCTAATATTAAAATGGCAATTTGGATATATTGATTGGCCGCTCCTACCCCAGCAACAGCCTCATCGGAAACTGCACTAAGCATCAACGTATCTGCAAGCCCCATTAGCATAAATAAAAATAGCTCTAAAAAGAGTGGCCAAGTTAATTGAAATAGACCAAGCTCCTTGCTTTTTTTAGCCATAAAAAGCCTCTTTTCTTTGTAATATCAATTCAAAACAACATGTATCGTACCACATTCTTTCTAGAAAGTCGCTAACTATATTTCGAGAGACGAAAAGAAATCGTTTTCAGGCTGTGCGTAAAATCTATTTTGTTTGGACAAAGCATTGAAAGAAAGGTTTTCGTCGCTTCATTTCTAGCTGAAGGTAAAGAGCGCTAAAGCCACTGTCCAGCACACTTTCAAAAGAGACTCACGCTATTTATATGAGCAAATGTTTTTGTTAAATATAATGGCTTCTATCCAAAATACCGACCACGCACGGCTTTTGGGACAGTTTTTTTAAATTGTGTGAGTGCCTGGCACCCAATTAACATGTTATAGTAGCTGTACATAAATAAAAGGAGCGTAATCAAATGGCAAAAAGTGTAGTGTTAGCAGAAAAACCTTCAGTCGCACGCGATATTGCGAATGTGCTGAAGTGTCATAAAAAGGGTAATGGATTTATAGAAGGAGATAAATATATTGTGACATGGGCTTTAGGGCATTTAGTAACATTAGCAGACCCAGAAAGCTACGATGTGAAATATAAAACATGGAATTTAGAGGATTTACCAATGCTACCAGAGCGTTTGAAGTTAACGGTTATTAAGCAGTCTGGTAAGCAATTTAATGCAGTGAAGGCACAGTTAAGCCGCAGTGATGTGAATGAAGTTATTATTGCGACGGATGCTGGACGTGAAGGGGAGCTCGTCGCACGCTGGATATTAGCGAAAGCAAAAATTAATAAGCCAGTAAAGCGCTTATGGATTTCCTCTGTGACAGATAAAGCAATTAAAGAGGGCTTTGCCAATTTAAAGCCAGGCAAGCAGTATGAGCATTTATATCACGCGGCAATTGCGCGCTCAGAGGCAGACTGGTATCTAGGTTTAAATGCAACACGAGCGTTAACAGCAAAGCATAATGCCCAGCTTAACTGTGGGCGTGTACAAACACCTACTTTGGCAATGATTGCTGCGCGTGAAGATGAAATAAAAAATTTTAAAGCACAAACTTATTATGGCATTGAGGCGCAAACGGATTCAATCAAATTGACATGGCAGGATGCTAATGGCAATAGCCGTAGCTTTAATAAGGAAAAAGTCGATACGATTATTAAGCAGCTTGGTCGCCAAGATGCAAAAATTATGAATGTTGAGCGTAGAGCGAAGAAATCCTTCGCACCAGCTTTATATGATTTAACAGAGCTGCAGCGTGATGCCAACAAGTTTTATGGCTACTCTGCGAAGGAAACATTAAATATTATGCAAAAACTCTATGAATCACATAAAGTGCTCACATATCCACGTACAGATTCACGCTATTTATCATCGGATATTGTGGCTACATTGCCGGAGCGCTTAAAGGCGTGTGCAGTGGGAGATTATCGCATGATAGCGAACAGACTTGCAACAAAACCAATTAAAGCGACGAAGGCCTTTGTCGATGATAGCAAAGTAAGCGACCACCATGCGATTATTCCAACAGAGGCATATGTAAATTTATCGGCGTTTTCTGATAAGGAGCGTAAAATTTATGATTTAGTTGTAAAGCGCTTCTTAGCAGTGCTACTGCCAGCCCATGAATACGAGCAATTAACGGTACAGGCTGAAATTGCCGGAGAGAAGTTTATTGCGAAGGGTAAAACAGTGCTTAGTTCAGGCTGGAAGGAAGTATATGAGAATCGATTTGAAGATGAGGACGCTCATGAGGATGTTAAGGAGCAGCTTTTACCTCGACTTGATAAAGGGGATATTTTAAAAACACGCTTAATTGCTGGGACATCTGGTCAAACAAAGCCACCAGCTCGCTTTACAGAGGCAACGCTTTTATCAGCGATGGAAAACCCAGCAAAATATTTAGAAAAAGAAGACAAGCGCTTAGCGGATACATTAAAATCAACAGGTGGGCTTGGTACTGTAGCAACGCGTGCGGATATTATCGAAAAGCTTTTTAACTCATTTATGATTGAAAAGCGCGGTGGCAAGGATATTTTTATTACTTCAAAAGGTCGTCAGTTACTCGATTTAGCACCGGAGGAGCTGCGTTCACCCGCGACAACTGCCGAGTGGGAACAGAAGCTTGAATTAATTGCTAAAGGCAAGCTACAAAAGGATGTCTTTATTAATGAAATGAAGGAGCATACGAAGGAAATTGTAGCAGATATTAAAAATAGCGATAAAAAATATAAGCATGATAATATTTCAACAAAAACATGCCCAGACTGCGGAAAGCCAATGCTTGAGGTTAATGGTAAAAAGGGTAAAATGCTTGTCTGTCAAGACCGTGAGTGTGGCCATCGTAAAAATGTTTCACGCACGACAAATGCACGTTGCCCACAATGCAAGAAGAAACTTGAGTTACGTGGTGAGGGAGAGGGTCAAATTTTCGTATGTAAATGTGGTTATCGTGAAAAGCTATCTGCATTTGAAGCGCGCCGCAAAAAAGAAGGCACAGGCAAAGTCGATAAGCGTGCTGTTCAAAAATATATGAAGCAGCAGGATAAAGAAGCAGAGCCATTAAATAACGCATTTGCAGCATTATTGAAGGATTTTGATGTGAAAAAGTGATTTCAAGCTGGCAGAGTTCGTGAATGTAGATTCCGCATTAAAACATAAGCCATCTTTTAATGTCTTTTAGTAGAAGTCGGGGCTGTCCAAAAAGCCGTGCATAGCCGGCATTTTGGACAGGAGCGATGATGTTTCACAAAATGTTGATTCCTATAAAGTGAACCTTCAATCAGTGGGGGCTTTGCCCCCCACTGATTGGTGATAGAGGAACACAAGCTAGAATCTTCGCATCCTGCGAAAACGCTTGTGTGACCAACATCGTGTTGGCCTCATTCTTAGTTTTTACAGGCTGTTTGATCCCCCACTTAAACATCTTGTTTTTA harbors:
- a CDS encoding MATE family efflux transporter; amino-acid sequence: MAKKSKELGLFQLTWPLFLELFLFMLMGLADTLMLSAVSDEAVAGVGAANQYIQIAILILGVVGSGASIVVSQYLGSKRLKEASKISALSVSLNLCVGIVMSILFILFSNNIMTMMNLQGNVLIFAQSYLAIVGGFIFLQALINSLSAIIRVNGWTKQTMYVSLGMNVIHLILNYILIFGKFGAPAMGVEGAAISSVISRALAVIVFFWLLYQALEVRVKLQYYYTFSKDYIKKILQIGIPSALEQVLYQTAQIVFLYYVTYIGAASLAARQYVVNISMFTYLFAMAIGMGTAILIGRHVGAGEQNIAYKRGWFSVKTALIFTLVMVAAVTIFREQLVGLFTKNPEIIAIGSSVLLLSILLETGRTINITIINALRASGDARFPVKIGFISMICMSLPLGYLFVFVLDMGLVGVWLAISADEWLRAILVLLRWKSRKWERYAIVTAKA
- a CDS encoding DNA topoisomerase III; this translates as MAKSVVLAEKPSVARDIANVLKCHKKGNGFIEGDKYIVTWALGHLVTLADPESYDVKYKTWNLEDLPMLPERLKLTVIKQSGKQFNAVKAQLSRSDVNEVIIATDAGREGELVARWILAKAKINKPVKRLWISSVTDKAIKEGFANLKPGKQYEHLYHAAIARSEADWYLGLNATRALTAKHNAQLNCGRVQTPTLAMIAAREDEIKNFKAQTYYGIEAQTDSIKLTWQDANGNSRSFNKEKVDTIIKQLGRQDAKIMNVERRAKKSFAPALYDLTELQRDANKFYGYSAKETLNIMQKLYESHKVLTYPRTDSRYLSSDIVATLPERLKACAVGDYRMIANRLATKPIKATKAFVDDSKVSDHHAIIPTEAYVNLSAFSDKERKIYDLVVKRFLAVLLPAHEYEQLTVQAEIAGEKFIAKGKTVLSSGWKEVYENRFEDEDAHEDVKEQLLPRLDKGDILKTRLIAGTSGQTKPPARFTEATLLSAMENPAKYLEKEDKRLADTLKSTGGLGTVATRADIIEKLFNSFMIEKRGGKDIFITSKGRQLLDLAPEELRSPATTAEWEQKLELIAKGKLQKDVFINEMKEHTKEIVADIKNSDKKYKHDNISTKTCPDCGKPMLEVNGKKGKMLVCQDRECGHRKNVSRTTNARCPQCKKKLELRGEGEGQIFVCKCGYREKLSAFEARRKKEGTGKVDKRAVQKYMKQQDKEAEPLNNAFAALLKDFDVKK